The stretch of DNA GCCATGAAGATCACGTTGGGCGCGTCGGGGAGGGCGGCCACCGCGTCGCGGTCGAGCAGATCGCACCGGATGGTGTGCATGCCGGCGTCGCGGAGGGTCTGTTCGGCGGCGGTGGACGAGAAGCGCGATACGGCGATCACGCGGCGCGGCCGGGCGCCGTCGGCTTGGCGGGCGGCGGCGAGGGCCATGCGAGCGAGCGTCGGTCCCATCTTGCCTCCCGCGCCGAGCACGACGACGTCGCCCGGGCATGCGGCGAGGGCGGCCACCGTTTCGTCGCGCGGCTCGGCGAGCCGGTCATCCAGCTCGCGTTCATCGCGGGGGCAAGCGGGCGCCGTGGTCACCCGGCGGTGGGGGCCGGCGGCGGCGGCGGGGGTGCGTGCTCGTCGAAGTTGAGCGTCTTGTGGGTGCCGTCGCAGAACGGCTTGCGTCTGGACGCGCCGCAGCGGCAGAGCGTGACCCCGGGTTTGCCCTGGGGGATGTCGATGGGCTTGCCGTCGCCGTCCAGGAGCTGGACGTCGCCGGTGGTGAGGTCGAGGAAGTAGGGACCGTTGTGTCGAACCTTGATGACGAGCGGCATGAGTGTCCTCAGGCGCGGACGAAGTCGGGGCGCCAGTCCTTGACCCGGCGTTTGACGTCGTCTGCAGTGGTGAGCTCACCGGCCAGACAGCGCCGGACGAGGTCGGGGAGTTCGGGGTCGCTCGCGAAGCGCAGACCGACGATCTGGCGCAGGGTGAGATCGCCGATCCGGGGGCGGAGCTCGGGTGGCAGAATGGCCGTGAGACGCAGGCGCATCTCGAGGCCGACCAGGCGATTCTGGACGATGAGGGTGGACGCGCGGGAGGCGAGGAGTCCCGCGGCGAGGGCCATGGCGACGAGGAGCCACCAGGTGTTGGCGATGGAGGGCGCGCCGACGAGCCGGGCCACCGCCACGATCACGTTGATGGCGAGGATAGGAAAGGCGAACAGGTGGTACAGCGGAAAGATGCGTCGATGGTTCGCGTACGCTTGGGGCGTGGCGGACATGCGGGCCTCCGGGGGGCGGGTGAGCTCGGCGGTTACGACGCGTGCGCGAGCGCGCGGCGGGCGTGGGTCTTGAGGTGGGCGACCATGGCCGACAGGCCGACTTCGCGGCCGGCGAGCCCGATCCCGTCCATCATCTGCCGGACGAAATCGGCGGGCACGGCCAGGGTGGTTTCCGGGGGCTGATCGTTGACGGCGGAGAACAGGATAGCGAGAAAGGCGGCAACGGTGGGCGACTGGCGCACGTCCACGTCGGCGTAGAAGTGCATGGTGCCGTTACGGAATTCGGGGAACAGATCGACGCGGGTCTGGCACTCGGGTACGGTGAAATTGCCGCGGTCGAGGTTCCGGAACCGGTCGGGGAGGGGTTCCAGTTTCTTGGAGTAATGCAGCAAAGTCTGCATCTTTTCTTCACGCCCGAGCGCCGCGAACTGGCGGAGCACGCGGG from Gemmatimonadaceae bacterium encodes:
- a CDS encoding SufE family protein; protein product: MPDNDASPSLPPSVARVLRQFAALGREEKMQTLLHYSKKLEPLPDRFRNLDRGNFTVPECQTRVDLFPEFRNGTMHFYADVDVRQSPTVAAFLAILFSAVNDQPPETTLAVPADFVRQMMDGIGLAGREVGLSAMVAHLKTHARRALAHAS
- a CDS encoding DUF6526 family protein; protein product: MSATPQAYANHRRIFPLYHLFAFPILAINVIVAVARLVGAPSIANTWWLLVAMALAAGLLASRASTLIVQNRLVGLEMRLRLTAILPPELRPRIGDLTLRQIVGLRFASDPELPDLVRRCLAGELTTADDVKRRVKDWRPDFVRA
- a CDS encoding CDGSH iron-sulfur domain-containing protein — its product is MPLVIKVRHNGPYFLDLTTGDVQLLDGDGKPIDIPQGKPGVTLCRCGASRRKPFCDGTHKTLNFDEHAPPPPPPAPTAG